Proteins from a single region of Xenopus laevis strain J_2021 chromosome 9_10S, Xenopus_laevis_v10.1, whole genome shotgun sequence:
- the LOC121399143 gene encoding DNA-dependent metalloprotease SPRTN-like, giving the protein MNTVKDNKKQQDYWLQMIKDLHDNRNHGAQSQVEVEVELQVEVEVQVEVEVQVEVQVEVQVEVQVEFRIVFCCRTHCNYRTSPTALNGRFLGCGRKPEHLEEPHEVIGEHTLINSYFKQKVKEKKKTQVDGHQKRTWLTNHFSSRQVQLALSSKHASPKKTTLNTNYRSNFHSSNSDPNDPYLYGSLSIVDPRWETIDPNPDLQALYREFNGTFFAGILPQIEVKWSSKLTRSAGMTSHYVTARGNCARCEVQLSKPILSLRPRKDTVETLLHEMIHVFLCVTKMDDEHDQHGLEFEQMMTSINMATGANISIYHTYQQEVEILKKHQWECNGPCGKIVKRACNRVPSCKERWFREHEQKCGGDFIKTSEPEGPARKKRRS; this is encoded by the exons ATGAACACAGTCAAGGATAACAAAAAGCAGCAGGATTACTGGCTTCAGA TGATCAAAGACCTGCATGATAATAGGAATCACGGAGCTCAAAGCCAGGTTGAGGTTGAGGTTGAGCTTCAGGTTGAGGTTGAGGTTCAGGTTGAGGTTGAGGTTCAGGTTGAGGTTCAGGTTGAGGTTCAGGTTGAGGTTCAGGTTGAGTTCAG GATTGTTTTCTGCTGCAGAACCCACTGTAATTACCGAACCAGCCCGACGGCGCTTAATGGCAG GTTTCTGGGTTGTGGGAGGAAGCCAGAGCACCTGGAGGAACCCCATGAAGTCATTGGAGAACATACTCTTATTAACTCATATTTCAAACAAAAggtgaaagaaaagaagaaaactcAAGTTGATGGGCACCAAAAGAGGACATGG CTGACAAACCACTTCAGTTCGAGGCAAGTGCAGCTAGCGTTAAGCAGCAAACATGCGTCAccgaaaaaaacaactttaaatacAAACTATCGTTCCAACTTTCATTCTTCTAATTCTGATCCCAACGACCCGTATCTGTACGGCAGTCTCTCCATTGTTGATCCGCGCTGGGAGACCATCGACCCAAATCCAGATCTCCAGGCTTTGTACAGGGAATTCAATGGGACTTTCTTTGCCGGGATTTTGCCCCAGATTGAAGTCAAATGGAGCAGCAAGTTAACTCG ATCGGCCGGAATGACCTCTCATTATGTGACCGCAAGAGGGAATTGCGCCCGATGCGAAGTACAACTGAGCAAGCCGATCCTCAGTTTGCGGCCAAGAAAGGACACCGTGGAG ACCCTCCTACATGAGATGATCCACGTGTTCTTGTGTGTCACTAAAATGGACGATGAACACGACCAACATGGGCTGGAATTTGAGCAGATGATGACGTCCATTAATATGGCGACTGGTGCCAATATTTCC ATTTATCACACCTACCAACAAGAAGTTGAGATATTGAAAAAGCATCAGTGGGAATGCAATGGGCCCtgcggaaaaatcgtgaaaagagCGTGCAATCGAGTGCCCTCCTGTAAGGAACGCTGGTTCCGTGAACATGAGCAGAAATGCGGAGGAGATTTTATAAAGACCTCTGAGCCTGAGGGTCCtgcaagaaagaaaagaagatccTAG